The DNA sequence AAAGTTTCTACCATTTTCTTTTACATATTCTAAATCTACCAAATCGTATCCTAATTCTTCAATAATGGGTTCACAGTGTTCTCTGACAGTTTTTATAATGTTTTTTCTGCTCATATTCTCACCTCCACAAAATCATTCCTATTTTTTGTAATACCAAAATAAATATACTATCGTTCTCTATTAGAAATTAAACAAATAAGAGTGGGTCAGCCCACTCTATTAGCAATCAAAGTCATTATTGTCTTCTGATATTGGTCAATAATATTATAACATAATATGAAATAAAATCAAATATTAAAAAGGCTAATTTGGTTGCTTTCAGGCAAATTATTTAAACAACCATGAGCTTTAAGGGCTTCCACAACTGTCTTGCTTACCTTAGTTCTAGAAACTAAGTCTTCTATAGACATAAATTCTCCATTTTCTCTTTCCTTTACAATGCTCTTTGCTGCAGTATCTCCAATTCCTTCTAAACTTACTAGAGGAGGAATTATTCCTTTTTCTCCTATTAAAAAACGATTGCTATGTGATTTATATAGATCTACATTTTCAAAATTATAACCTCTCGCATACATTTCTTGAACTACTTCTAAAACGGTAAGTAAATTCTTTTCCTTAGCTGTCATTTGATTAGATAAACTATCCAATTCTCTGATTTTTTCAGCCACTGCTTCCTTGCCTTTTAATACTAGTTCTGCATCAAAATCTTGCGCTTTAGTCGTAAAATAGGTAGCATAAAAAGCTTCGGGATAGTGAACTTTAAAATAAGCTATTCTAAAAGACATCATTACATAAGCCACAGCATGAGCTTTAGGAAACATATATTTGATCTTATTACAGGATTCAATATACCATTCTGGGATATTAAAACTCCTCATATATTCTACATCTTCTGGAGTTAAACCTTTACCTTTTCTTACATTCTCCATTATTTTGAAAGCCCTCTTTTTATCTAAGCCAGAATAGATTAAATAAAGCATAATATCGTCTCTAGTAGAAATTACTTCCTTTAAAGTAGCAATGCCACTTCTAACTAAATCCTGAGCATTATTTAACCAAACATCGGTTCCATGAGATAAGCCGCTTATTCTAACAAGTTCAGCAAACGTAGTAGGCCTTGTATCAATTAACATCTGCCTGACAAACTTAGTACCAAATTCAGGAATCCCCAAGGTTCCAACTTCTAATTTAACACTTTCATCTTTAATATTTAAAGGTTTTGAACTAGTGAAAAGTTCCATAGTCAATCTATCATCTAAAGGAATTTTCCTTGGATTAACTCCAGTTATCTCTTCTAACATCCTTATTATAGTAGGAACATCATGTCCAAGAATATCCAATTTAAGTATCCTACCGCTTATAGAATGATAGTCGAAATGGGTTGTTATTACTCCAGAGTTTTTATCATCAGCTGGATATTGTATAGGAGTAAAATCATAAATTTCTTTATTCCTTGGTACTATCATTACCCCGCCAGGATGTTGACCCGATGTACGCTTCACTCCAGTACAGCCTTGTACTAATCTATTTATTTCAGCAGGATGGACATTTGATCCTTTTTCTTCAAAGTATTTTTTTACAAAACCATATGCTGTTTTATCTGCAATAGTGCCAATAGTTCCTGCTCTAAAAACATAACCTTCACCAAATAGCTCTTCTGTATATTTATGAGCAGTGGCTTGATATTCTCCAGCAAAGTTTAAATCTATATCTGGCTCTTTATCTCCCTCAAAGCCTAAAAAGACCTCAAAGGGAATATCGTGCCCATCCTTAAACAATTTAGTACCACATACAGGACAATCCTTATCAGGTAAATCAACTCCCGAACCTACTGAACCATCTTCTATAAATTCGCTATATTTACAATTAGGACATACATAATGGGGTACCAATGGATTAACTTCAGTAATTCCACTCATGGTAGCAACAAAAGAAGAACCTACTGAACCTCTTGAACCTACTAGGTAACCATCTTCCAAGGATTTCCATACCAATTTTTGTGCTATAATATACATAACTGCATATCCATTGGATATTATGGAATTTAACTCCCTATCTAATCGATCCCTAACTATCTTTGGCAATGGGTTACCATAGATTTCTATAGCCCTTTTATAGGTTATCCTTCTTAATTCCTCATCACTTCCTTCTATTACAGGAGGAAAAGTGCCTTTAGGAATGGGGTCTATTTCATCTATCATATCAGCAATTAAATTTGGGTTTTTAACAACTACTTCCTTGGCTTTTTCACTGCCTAAATATTCGAACTCCTTTAACATTTCATCAGTAGTTTTTAAATATAAAGGAGGTTGAAAGTCTGCATCATCGTACCCTTGTCCATGCATTAAAATTCTTCGGAAAACTTCATCCTCCGGGTCTAAAAAATGCACATCTCCCGTAGCTACTACAGGCTTATTATATTTTTCCCCTAATTCTACAATTTTTTTATTTATACTAATTAACTCTTCTACTCCTTTCACAAGACCATTTCTAACTAAATGCATATTATTACCAATGGGTTGAATTTCTAAGTAATCGTAAAAATCAACTATCTCTTTTAACTCATTTGTGTCTTTATTATTAATGATGGCTCTATACAGTTCACCCGCTTCACATGCACTTCCTAAAATTAACCCTTCCCTATAGGTTTTGAGTAAAAATTTAGGTATTCTCGGTCTCCTATAAAAATAATTTAAATGGGATTCAGATATTAACTTGTATAAATTCTTTAAGCCAGTTAGATTCTTAACCAATATGATAATATGAAAGGATTCATTTTTTGAAATATTCTTGCCCTCTACTAGCCTGTTGATCGCATCAAATCCATTAATCCCACTACTTTTTAAAATCTCCATACATTTGATAAATATCTCTGCAGTAGCTTTTGCATCATCTACTGCCCTATGATGATTTAATAAGCTTACATTTAAATGTTTAGCTACTAAATTAAGTTTATGACTTTTAAGCTCAGGAAATAATGCCCTTGACAATTCCAATGTATCAAAAATGGGGTTATCAAAAGTTAAGTTTAATCTTGCACACTGTTCTTTAATAAAGGAAACATCGAAGGAAGCATTATGAGCAACCAAGACTGAATTCTCAATAAAAGCATAAAATCTAGGCAATACCTCTTTTATGGTAGGTTTATCCTTTACCATTTCATCAGTAATCCCAGTTAGATTTGTAATTTTACTGGGAATAGGTACTTCAGGATTTATCAGCTGACTAAATCGATCAACTATCTGCCCATTTTTAATTTTAACGGCACCTATTTCCGTTATCATATCATTTCTTGAAGATAAACCTGTAGTTTCAATATCAAATACTACAAAACTATCGTATACTTTTTCTCTACTGTAATTGGAAACTATGGGCTTTTTATCATTTACTAAATATCCCTCTACTCCATACAAAACTTTAATCCCTAATTCTCTGCTAGCCTCCATGGCTTCTGGAAACCCTTGAACGACTCCATGATCGGTAATAGCAATGGCAGTATGACCCCATTTTTTTGCCCTTTTAGCTAATTTTTTAAAACTACTAATTCCATCCATGGCGCTCATTTGAGTATGTAAATGCAATTCTACTCTTTTTTCTTCAGCTAAATCCATTCTCTCTTCTTTCTCCACAAGGTTTAATGCTTTAAGCATTAACACTAGATATTTAGAATAGCTATCATATGCTACATCGCCCATTGCTTTCACATGCAGTCCATTTTTGATATTGGCTTTAAAATCCTCAAATTGCTTATCATTTAAAAAGGCTTTTACAGTTAAAGAATCCGTTAAGTCTGTAATATTAAATGTAACAAGTATTCTATTCTCACGAATTTCCTTATATTCTAGCTGAAATATCTCCCCACATATTGCTGCAGTTCCACTATTCAACGTAATGTCCTTAATTTTTATTATTTCATCATCAATTTTTCTCCCGAATACATAATTCCCGTTAGAAACAGGTTTTTCATTCTTTATTTTTTTATCTTTATTTTCATTAATGCTATTTAAAGTTTCAATAGAAATCTTTTTCTCCTCATCAATGGTTTTTTCTATTATCTTATCACCATTATTCTCTATTTTGGAATCATCAATTATTACATTAATATCTAACTTGAGTTCTTCTCTAAATTTATCCCTTATCTTATTATCTATCCCATTATTTATTAATGCAAAACTTATTACCCCATTTAAAGGATATATAATAATAGATTCATCATTTATTTTGTATTCTAATTGGTCAATCCAAGATCGACTAGAGGGTAGATCTTTTTCAACTAAGTATAATATATTACTCCAAAACTTTTCCATTACTTCATCATTTTTTTTATCTATTTTATACTCAATTTTAAGAGATACCTGCAACCCATCAAACTTCTCTTTAAATAAACAAGTTATATTATCCAAAATTTTCTCTTCCACAATGTTATTAGAAATTAATAATATCTCAACTAAATTTAAATCCCTGTTTATTTTTACCTTATCAATAATTATTGAATCTAGTTCACTATCTATTGGTATGTTATTCTTCTTCAACACTTCTGCCAATCGTATACTGGACTTGCTCATTTTAAGCTATTCCCCCTTTTTAATGCCCTCGGAGACTTCTAATATTCCATCTATACTTGCAAGGGAATTAAGTATTTCATATTTTATATTAGAATCTTTTATTCTTGTATCTATGTTTATTCTCACTAATCTATCATCTTTATGTTCAATTTCTATATTAAATATGCTAGAATCATACTCTCCTAAAATCTTTCCTATTTTTCCAATTTGCCCTGGCTTATCTGTTGTCAAAATACTTAACGAAATAAATGGAACAAATCTTCTCTGTAAACCTCTTCCAAACCTATGAAAGGACATAAGGGTAACCATTACTAATAAAGTGGCTATTATTGCACCAATATAAAAACCAGCTCCAACAGCTAAGCCTATAGCAGCCACTACCCATAAACTTGCAGCAGTAGTCAATCCAGTTACAGCCCCAGTATCCCTTCTTAGTATAGTTCCAGCTCCTAAAAAACCAATACCACTTATCACTTGTGCTGCAATCCTATCTGAATAATAGCTAGGAGTATCATGATAATAGGTATTCATGTATATGGACAACAACATAATTAATGTAGAGCCTAAAGAAACTAAAATATGAGTTCTTAAACCGGCAGGCTTTTTTGTACTCTCTCTATCAATGCCTATAAAGCCAGACAATAAAATGGATAACAACATTCTAATTACTACCTGTTTGTTATCTAGCATATTAACACCCTTTACATTGAATTAAAGGTCCTCAATTTCCTTTAACAACTCATCCAATAAAAGCTCTTCTTTTACCTTTCTGTA is a window from the Tepidimicrobium xylanilyticum genome containing:
- a CDS encoding PolC-type DNA polymerase III; amino-acid sequence: MSKSSIRLAEVLKKNNIPIDSELDSIIIDKVKINRDLNLVEILLISNNIVEEKILDNITCLFKEKFDGLQVSLKIEYKIDKKNDEVMEKFWSNILYLVEKDLPSSRSWIDQLEYKINDESIIIYPLNGVISFALINNGIDNKIRDKFREELKLDINVIIDDSKIENNGDKIIEKTIDEEKKISIETLNSINENKDKKIKNEKPVSNGNYVFGRKIDDEIIKIKDITLNSGTAAICGEIFQLEYKEIRENRILVTFNITDLTDSLTVKAFLNDKQFEDFKANIKNGLHVKAMGDVAYDSYSKYLVLMLKALNLVEKEERMDLAEEKRVELHLHTQMSAMDGISSFKKLAKRAKKWGHTAIAITDHGVVQGFPEAMEASRELGIKVLYGVEGYLVNDKKPIVSNYSREKVYDSFVVFDIETTGLSSRNDMITEIGAVKIKNGQIVDRFSQLINPEVPIPSKITNLTGITDEMVKDKPTIKEVLPRFYAFIENSVLVAHNASFDVSFIKEQCARLNLTFDNPIFDTLELSRALFPELKSHKLNLVAKHLNVSLLNHHRAVDDAKATAEIFIKCMEILKSSGINGFDAINRLVEGKNISKNESFHIIILVKNLTGLKNLYKLISESHLNYFYRRPRIPKFLLKTYREGLILGSACEAGELYRAIINNKDTNELKEIVDFYDYLEIQPIGNNMHLVRNGLVKGVEELISINKKIVELGEKYNKPVVATGDVHFLDPEDEVFRRILMHGQGYDDADFQPPLYLKTTDEMLKEFEYLGSEKAKEVVVKNPNLIADMIDEIDPIPKGTFPPVIEGSDEELRRITYKRAIEIYGNPLPKIVRDRLDRELNSIISNGYAVMYIIAQKLVWKSLEDGYLVGSRGSVGSSFVATMSGITEVNPLVPHYVCPNCKYSEFIEDGSVGSGVDLPDKDCPVCGTKLFKDGHDIPFEVFLGFEGDKEPDIDLNFAGEYQATAHKYTEELFGEGYVFRAGTIGTIADKTAYGFVKKYFEEKGSNVHPAEINRLVQGCTGVKRTSGQHPGGVMIVPRNKEIYDFTPIQYPADDKNSGVITTHFDYHSISGRILKLDILGHDVPTIIRMLEEITGVNPRKIPLDDRLTMELFTSSKPLNIKDESVKLEVGTLGIPEFGTKFVRQMLIDTRPTTFAELVRISGLSHGTDVWLNNAQDLVRSGIATLKEVISTRDDIMLYLIYSGLDKKRAFKIMENVRKGKGLTPEDVEYMRSFNIPEWYIESCNKIKYMFPKAHAVAYVMMSFRIAYFKVHYPEAFYATYFTTKAQDFDAELVLKGKEAVAEKIRELDSLSNQMTAKEKNLLTVLEVVQEMYARGYNFENVDLYKSHSNRFLIGEKGIIPPLVSLEGIGDTAAKSIVKERENGEFMSIEDLVSRTKVSKTVVEALKAHGCLNNLPESNQISLFNI
- a CDS encoding MgtC/SapB family protein encodes the protein MLDNKQVVIRMLLSILLSGFIGIDRESTKKPAGLRTHILVSLGSTLIMLLSIYMNTYYHDTPSYYSDRIAAQVISGIGFLGAGTILRRDTGAVTGLTTAASLWVVAAIGLAVGAGFYIGAIIATLLVMVTLMSFHRFGRGLQRRFVPFISLSILTTDKPGQIGKIGKILGEYDSSIFNIEIEHKDDRLVRINIDTRIKDSNIKYEILNSLASIDGILEVSEGIKKGE